From the genome of Acidobacteriota bacterium:
CCGGGTCACGCCTTGCCCACGATGACTGGCGCTGGCTCGACCAGTGGTGTGCCGCTCGGGACATCGCCGTCATCGTCGACGAGGTGTTCGCCGACTTCCCGATTGCGCCGCTTCCCGATCGGGTCACCACGGTGACGGCGCCCGCGTCCGCCTGGAGCCCGCGCGCGTTGACCGTGGCGCTCGGCGGTCTCTCGAAGTCGTGCGGGCTGCCGCAGGTGAAGGTCGGGTGGATGGTCGTCGGCGGGGCGCCCGATCGGCGCGCGCCGGCACTCGCGCGGCTCGAGGTGATTGCCGATGCGTACCTCTCGGTTTCGACTCCGGCCCAGCTCGCCGTGCCCGCCCTGCTCTCCAGCGCCGGTCCCGTGCGGGCGCAGATTGGCCGTCGCCTCGAGGAGAACCTCGCCATCGTCGAGGAGGCCGTGGCGGCCGCGCCCGCGTGCTCGCTGTTCCGGCCCGAGGCCGGGTGGAGTGCCGTCGTGCGCGCGCCGGCCGTCGTGCCGGAGGAGGATCTCGTCGTCGATCTCGTCGAAGAAGACGATGTCCTCGTGCACCCCGGGTACTTCTTCGACTTTCCCTTCGAGGTCTGCCTGGTCGTGAGCCTGCTCACCCCGCCGCCCGTGGTGAGGGCGGGGATGGAGCGTGTGACCGCGCGCATCGCGTCGCGGTACCTCGGGCGCGGACCGGAAGCGGCCGCTTCGTCGATGACCACCGGACGACCATGAGCCAACGACTCCGTTCAGGGCGGCACGCCGGCGTGCTGGTGCCGCTCTTCTCCATTCCGTCTTCCCGCAGCTGGGGCATCGGCGAGATTCCCGATCTGGTGCCTCTTGGCCGCTGGGTGGCGGCCTGCGGCGCCGACTTCATCCAGATGCTGCCCGTCAACGCGATGGCCGACGAGTCGAACTCGCCGTATTCGGCGACGAGCGCGATGGCCTTCGACCCGATCTACATCGCCGTCGATGCGCTCGACGAGTTCGCGGGTCTCGGAGGCGAAGCGTCGCTCGACGAGAACGACCGCGCGGTGCTCGACGCCGCCCGCTCGGCGGCTCGCGTCGAGTACGGCCTCGTGCGCGGCCTGAAGCGACGGGTGCTCGAGCGGACCTTCACGCGGTTCTCGGCCGTCGACATCGCCGGGGCCACGCCTCGCGCTCGTGCCTTTGCCGGCTACTGTGACGCGGAGGCGTGGTGGCTCGACGACTTCTCGCTCTTCTGTGCCATCAGGTCGGAGCTGCACGGCGCGCCGTGGTGGGACTGGCCGCCGGGGCTGCGCGACCGCGACCCGGAGGCGCTCGCCGCGGCGCGACGGTCGCTTGCCGCCCGCGTCACCTTCTCGCAGTACCTGCAGTGGGTGGCCGAGACGCAGTGGCACGCCGCGCGCGCCGGACTCGGCGGCGTCTCGCTCGTCGGAGACCTGCCGTTCATGGTCGCTGCTGACAGCGCCGACGTGTGGACGGCCCAGCACGCCTTCCGCCTCGACGCGACGGTCGGCGTGCCGCCCGATGCCTTCAGCCCCACGGGACAGGACTGGGGACTGCCCGTCTATCGATGGGACGTGCTCGAGGCCGACGACTACGCGTGGATCCGGCGCCGTGCCGAGCGCACGGCCCGGCTCTTCGACGGCTTCCGCGTCGATCACCTCGTCGGCCTCTACCGCACCTACGTCATCCCTCGCGACGGATCGCCCCACTACTTCGTGCCGGCGGAGGAGTCGGCGCAGACGAAACAGGGCGAGCGGCTGCTCGACCTCTACGCGGCGCCCGGCGCGCGCGTCATCGCCGAGGACCTCGGCACGGTGCCCGACTTCGTCCGGGCGTCACTCGAGCGCCTAGGCGTCGCCGGCTACAAGGTGCTGCGATGGGAGCGCGATTGGCACGCGCACGGCCAGCCGTTCCTCGACCCCGCCGGATACCCGGCGCACTCGGTGGCCACCACCGGCACGCACGACACCGAGACGCTGGTCGCCTGGTGGGACGAGGCCGGCCGCGAGGAGCGCGAGGCCGTCCTGGCGCTCCCGGCGCTCGCCCGCCGTGGGTTCTCAGCAACCGACGCCGCGTCGCCGGCCCTCGTCGACGCCGTGCTCGAAATGCTCGCGCGCGCGCGTTCGGACCTCCTCATCCTGCCCATTCAGGACGTCTTCGGATGGACCGCGCGCATCAACACCCCGGCCACAGTCGGACCAGACAACTGGAGCTTC
Proteins encoded in this window:
- a CDS encoding pyridoxal phosphate-dependent aminotransferase — encoded protein: MTRALERAQAGGRRLLDLTVSNPTLVGLEYPADLLAPLAAPAALQYTPEPFGLAVAREAVAQSYGRLGGVVEPAHVVLTASTSEAYAWLFKLLCDPGDEILVPQPGYPLFEHLGRLEQARVVGYALEPHAHWTIDRLSLETATSTRTRAVVVVSPNNPTGSRLAHDDWRWLDQWCAARDIAVIVDEVFADFPIAPLPDRVTTVTAPASAWSPRALTVALGGLSKSCGLPQVKVGWMVVGGAPDRRAPALARLEVIADAYLSVSTPAQLAVPALLSSAGPVRAQIGRRLEENLAIVEEAVAAAPACSLFRPEAGWSAVVRAPAVVPEEDLVVDLVEEDDVLVHPGYFFDFPFEVCLVVSLLTPPPVVRAGMERVTARIASRYLGRGPEAAASSMTTGRP
- the malQ gene encoding 4-alpha-glucanotransferase; its protein translation is MSQRLRSGRHAGVLVPLFSIPSSRSWGIGEIPDLVPLGRWVAACGADFIQMLPVNAMADESNSPYSATSAMAFDPIYIAVDALDEFAGLGGEASLDENDRAVLDAARSAARVEYGLVRGLKRRVLERTFTRFSAVDIAGATPRARAFAGYCDAEAWWLDDFSLFCAIRSELHGAPWWDWPPGLRDRDPEALAAARRSLAARVTFSQYLQWVAETQWHAARAGLGGVSLVGDLPFMVAADSADVWTAQHAFRLDATVGVPPDAFSPTGQDWGLPVYRWDVLEADDYAWIRRRAERTARLFDGFRVDHLVGLYRTYVIPRDGSPHYFVPAEESAQTKQGERLLDLYAAPGARVIAEDLGTVPDFVRASLERLGVAGYKVLRWERDWHAHGQPFLDPAGYPAHSVATTGTHDTETLVAWWDEAGREEREAVLALPALARRGFSATDAASPALVDAVLEMLARARSDLLILPIQDVFGWTARINTPATVGPDNWSFRLDGPVEVVLESEDALARAATLAAWMREAGRLPAGR